From Streptomyces sp. TLI_105, the proteins below share one genomic window:
- a CDS encoding ABC transporter substrate-binding protein, with the protein MSRTRIALVASAAIVLAATACAPQPQGTPGAAGSGGPDCTTDSPGLHKRGQLTVATDSPAYEPWFDSNTPSNGKGFESAVAYAVAGKLGFDRDQVKWVVEPFAHSYAPGAKGFDFDINQISITPQRAKAVDFSSSYYTANQAVLTLDKSKFANAASLSALKDAKIGVQVATTSYQAVLDQLKPSRQPSVFNTTKDEVTALTNGQIDAIVTDLPTVFYLAGAELDNGKIIGQFGYAGGTPEEFGLLLPKNSGYTSCVNQALSALKTDGTLAKLTTQWLSASANVPELKP; encoded by the coding sequence ATGTCCCGTACCCGCATAGCCCTCGTGGCCTCCGCCGCCATCGTCCTGGCGGCGACTGCCTGCGCACCTCAGCCTCAGGGCACCCCTGGAGCAGCCGGCTCCGGCGGCCCCGACTGCACGACCGACAGCCCCGGCCTCCACAAGCGCGGCCAGTTGACCGTCGCGACGGATTCCCCCGCCTATGAGCCGTGGTTCGACAGCAACACCCCTTCCAACGGCAAGGGCTTCGAGAGCGCGGTGGCCTACGCGGTGGCCGGCAAGCTGGGCTTCGACCGTGACCAGGTGAAATGGGTCGTCGAACCCTTCGCCCATTCGTACGCACCCGGCGCGAAGGGCTTCGACTTCGACATCAACCAGATCTCCATCACCCCGCAGCGCGCGAAAGCCGTCGATTTCTCCTCCAGCTACTACACGGCCAACCAGGCCGTCCTGACCCTGGACAAGTCGAAATTCGCCAACGCGGCGTCTCTGAGTGCGCTGAAGGACGCCAAGATCGGCGTACAGGTGGCCACGACCAGCTACCAGGCCGTACTCGACCAGCTCAAGCCCTCGCGTCAGCCGAGCGTCTTCAACACCACCAAGGACGAGGTCACCGCACTGACGAACGGGCAGATCGACGCGATCGTCACCGACCTGCCCACCGTGTTCTACCTGGCCGGGGCGGAGCTGGACAACGGCAAGATCATCGGCCAGTTCGGCTACGCGGGCGGCACCCCCGAGGAGTTCGGACTGCTCCTGCCGAAGAACAGCGGGTACACCTCGTGCGTGAACCAGGCCCTGAGCGCGCTCAAGACCGACGGAACTCTCGCCAAGCTCACCACGCAATGGCTGTCCGCCTCGGCGAACGTCCCCGAGCTGAAGCCGTAG
- a CDS encoding SAM hydroxide adenosyltransferase has protein sequence MTQPPVVSLTDCADPNALARQSTRIATLFGATPTVLPLGGPDPEGAAALTLLDLLRSTDLIGGPTQPVVVLVNIAPRDGHWPNGVPFCYFRHGDHLVISTVNHRVLAPLVTYLGLTEVQVTDVREVLEAAAAGWAELAPAEVEEMVRTQFRSLWYVPLLARWLADGRPVPAQPLELDQADARDVRVAVVDNFGNCKLDRPAVELPGFDTAKGLLVHNRHEGRDVQVRCYDRLPDVPLGEPGITVGSSGIGFAELVVRGGSAAEVFGLRQGDQVFSLTS, from the coding sequence ATGACCCAGCCCCCGGTCGTCTCCCTCACCGACTGTGCCGACCCCAATGCCCTCGCCCGGCAGTCCACCCGGATCGCCACCCTCTTCGGCGCCACGCCGACCGTCCTGCCGCTGGGGGGACCGGACCCGGAGGGCGCCGCCGCCCTCACCCTGCTCGACCTGCTGCGCTCCACGGATCTGATCGGCGGGCCGACGCAGCCGGTGGTGGTCCTGGTCAACATCGCTCCGAGGGACGGGCACTGGCCCAACGGCGTGCCGTTCTGCTACTTCCGCCACGGCGACCACCTGGTCATCAGCACGGTGAACCACCGGGTCCTCGCCCCCCTGGTGACCTACCTGGGGCTGACGGAGGTCCAGGTCACCGACGTCCGCGAGGTGCTGGAAGCCGCTGCCGCCGGATGGGCGGAGCTCGCGCCGGCCGAGGTCGAGGAGATGGTGCGGACCCAGTTCCGGAGCCTGTGGTACGTGCCCCTGCTGGCCCGCTGGCTGGCGGACGGCCGCCCGGTTCCCGCGCAGCCGCTGGAGTTGGACCAGGCCGACGCGCGCGATGTGCGGGTCGCCGTCGTGGACAACTTCGGCAACTGCAAGCTGGATCGGCCGGCCGTCGAGCTGCCCGGCTTCGACACCGCGAAGGGCCTGCTCGTCCACAACCGGCACGAAGGCCGCGACGTCCAGGTGCGCTGTTACGACCGCCTTCCCGACGTCCCGCTCGGCGAGCCCGGAATCACCGTCGGAAGTTCCGGGATCGGCTTCGCCGAACTGGTGGTCCGAGGCGGCTCCGCCGCCGAGGTGTTCGGCCTGCGCCAAGGCGACCAGGTCTTCAGCCTCACCAGCTGA